The following DNA comes from bacterium.
ATTCGCGGGGACTTCTGGGTGCCAGGTAAGTATGTTGATGATGCGGTGAGAAGAATACTGCAAGAGCCCAATTTATCTCCTGCGATTTATTCAGAGTACAATAGTTATCTAAACGATAATGCGACAATACGTGGAAGGATCGTTAAGTTTCACATAAGTCCTCGTCTCGGCTTTGCCTATCCAATAACGGAAAATACTAAATTTTTTGCGTCATATGGCCATTTTTCCCAGATTCCCGATCTTAAATATGTTTATTCAAAACTTGGAGTGCGAGCTTCTTCCTCTTATGAACTTGTAGGAAACCCCAATCTTAGACCTACGGTAACTGTTGCCTATGAAATTGGAGTTGAACAACTTTTGAATCAGAGAAGCAAACTTAAAGTTACCGCTTATTATAAAGATGTATTCAATTATCCAACGGCACGGAAGGTGCCGGGTATCCCTCCAAATCCATCTTTCTGGATGTACTTTAACTCTGATTACTCTCGATCTGTTGGACTTGAAGCAGATTTGACATACTATACTCCTTATCATGTTTATGGATCCATATCTCTCACCCTTTCTCAGAGCAAGGGTAGGTCTTCCTCTGCTGAAGACTGGTACTGGAGGGGTAGTGTTGAGACATTGAAGGAATGGTATCTGAAATGGGATAGGCCTGTTAAGTTTTATGGTGACATCGCCTATTCTTTGAAAAAGGGTGAGTATATAAGATTTTCAAGGTTTAAAATAGATGATCTCTTGATTTCTGCAGGTCTTTCTCTACAGTCCGGGGTAAGGTATACTCCACAGGATACACTCGGTAATATAGGGGAAATTAATTCCAAGCTTGGACCGATGTGGAAAAGAGCGGATTTGAAGTTTGAAAAAGGGCTTTTCAGGGCAGGTAAGATGGATTTTCGCTTCAAGTCGGAAATTAGAAATGTTTTTAATTGGAGAAATCACAGGATAATTAATCCTGTAACTGGCAGGGCTTATGAACCCGGCGATCCCCTTCCTCCGAGAACAACTCCCGAAAGTATGTTAAATCCCGCAAGGTATAGTGAACCGCGGGAGATTTTTGTGGGGGTGCTAATAAGATGGTAAAGAGAATTGTTATCTTCATTATTATGTCAAGTGTTTCGCTTAAAGCCCTTACAATTTTTGAATTTTTAGGGGGGCAAAAGATCGGTACGACTACGATGACCTTCCTCAAGATTCCTGTTGGTGCAAAGCAAGGTGCGTTAGGAGAAACGGGAGTTGCCATTGCCAGCGATGCCACTTGCATTTACTGGAACCCATCCTCGATTTCCTTTATTCCCTCTGCCAAAAGTACGGCTTTATTTTCCCAAAGGTGGATAGGTGATTCTTACTATACGTTCGGTGGAGCTGTTTTTGAATTTGAAAAATTTACAAGGGCAGGAATTATGATTGGAAACCTGCACTCAGGTTATATCCAGAGGACTGACGAATATCATCCCTTTGGCCTTGGTACTTACTACAGAGTGTCAAGCTCTTATGCGGGAATTTCGATCTCGCGGAAGCTAATTGACAGATTCTCTTTTGGTATTACTCTGAAATATGTGAATGAGGTTCTTGATAATTATAACCAATACACTTTTGCAATGGACCTTGGAACTTTTTACCTAATAGGTTATAGAGATTTAAGCCTTGGTATGTCGATTTCAAATATTGGGCCTGACCCCGTTGTTAAAAGTCCAAATCCAAATGAAACGCCTTCCACCTTTTCAATCCCGGTTATTTACAGACTCGGAGTTTATGGAAGTCCTTTCAGCACTTTTTACATCTCTGCCCAAATTGAAAAAAGTACTGATAATGTCGAAATTTTCAGGATAGGTGGTGAGTACATTATTGCAGAGGTTTTGGCTTTGAGATTAGGATACAGATTAAATGCCAATTTGCCAGGTGAATATTCGGGATTTTCAGGCGGAATTGGGATAACAAAGAGCTTAGGATTTAAGAAAGACGTTCATATTGACTATGCTGTAACTTCCATGGGATATGCGGGATTAGTTCATAAAGCGCAAATGGGGGTGAATTTCTGATGAGGTACTTTAATTTAGCAGTCTTAACAATTTTGGTTTTAGCCTTTGGGTGCGGTTATAAATATCCTCTTCCACCTGAGAATCCTGGAGCTTTACCCAATGAAGAGGACTACATTGAGGTCAGAAATACATCATGGGATATTCAAACTTTCAGTGAGATAAAGGACATAATTGTGGGAAAGGATGGATACATCTATGTTCTTGAAGAGCATGCGCTCTTAAAACTTAACTCTAATGGGGATTTGGTAGATACTTTCTATTCAGGATTTGTTACCGCAAAGAGCGTCGCCCAAGACGTAAGGAGAAATGTTTATGTCACCGACTCTTGCTTCATATACGTTTTCGACAGAGATAAAAACCTCCTTATTGCCATAGATTTTGCTGACACATTGAAGCCTCATGGGATTGATGTTGATAGCAATAAAAACATATACATAACACAGCCGGAAATTCATAAACTCATAAAACTTGATTCTCTTGGAAACTTTGTTGAAATTATCGTGTCCTATGGTAGTGGAATATTGAGCGTGAATAATCCTCTTGGCCTCTTTGTGAATGAAAAAATGGGTGCTGTGATAGTGGCAAGTGCAGGAAACAACTGGGTAGAAGCAATTTCTCTGACGCAACCAAGAGTAAACATAGTGCATTTGGGAGGAACTACCCATGAAGGTGGAGATACCGCAGGAGTTTTTAATTATCCTACCGATGTGTGGTCAGATACTCTCGGAAACATATACGTTCTGGACTATGGCAATAAGAGAATCCAGAAGTTTAGAGAAACAGGGGAGTTTGTAACGGAAAAAAGATTCGAAAATGTACCAGTAAGTCTTGCCACTTCAAAGGATGGAGTGTATCTTTATGTAGCTTTTTCGGATAAAGTGCTAAAGATGAAAAAACCTGAACTCCCACAAAATCCGGGAGGAGAAAAATGAAGAAAATATCTTTGGCTTTGTTCTTAACTTTCGGCATTTTGAGTGGAAAGATAGTCTCATTTAAGTATACATCCATTGGCAATATGAGACTTAATGTGACGAACTTTGGTCTCTTCGGCACGAGTTTTTCGCGCTTCATAGACCCTTCTACTGGTGAACCTTATCCTTCCATGGAGTATCCAAAGTTTAGCAAAATAGAAAGGCTTTACAAAGGCGGTTTGTGGGTTGGCGCAATATCTCCCCTTGGTAAGACAGTTACAACGGGTGCAGTAGATGAAACCAGTGTAACTCCTGGTTCCACTCAAGGATTTGAATTTCTACCTTCACCTGCAGCGTCTGACTCGATTATTGAAAAATCCAGTATATTAACTTCACCTTACTATTCTCCTGATGCCATATCTGAGCAGGATTTTTATTGTTCATATACGGATTACAGGGATTTTACAACCCTGCCACCGGAGCACGTGCCATTGGGATTGAGAGTCTCGCAAACGGTTCTTGTATGGAGTTATCCGTATATTGACGATGTGGTAATCGTAAAGTTCGTGCTCTATAACGACGGTTACGCTGGCGATTGGGACAGCGTTTACATAGGGTTCTACGGTGAACTCGCTTCCGGGTCAAGGGAATTCTGGGGAGACAACTTTGGGACGACACCCTATTATCAGCATAAGAGATTATTTTATGATTCATTGAACTATCTTGTTTATGAAAGAAATGATGGGTATGATAACCTTGCAACAGGCTATGGCGCTTTTAAGTTTCTGGGCATGTACTACAATGATCAGCGTATAGACTTTGATACCATGATAGTGAGTTATAACTGGTGGACATGGAGGGACATGAGAGGAACAGTCCCCGATACTACTCGCTATAAAATAATGTCCAATGGTGAAAGAGATCCGGATGTGGACGATAATTATGTATATACAAGGGGCTACCCCGATCCCATTCCATTACTTTCTGTCGGTCCGATACCGCATGTTAATGTGGGTGATTCTGTTGTGCTTGTAATGGCTTTCGTGGGCGGAATGGATTTGCAATCCCTATATGAGAACGCTTCATGGGCACAGAAGGCTTTTGAAGCTAATTTTATACTCCCGGCTCCTCCTCCATCTCCAAATCTTGCTGCAATCCCTGGGAACAGAAAAGTTACTCTTTATTTTGACGATATTCCAGAGTTTGCGAGAGACCCATTCCCTCCAAACCTCAGGGATTTTGAAGGCTACAGAATTTACAGAGGAACGACTTACAATATTGAAGACACTTCATGGAAATTGGTGGCAGAATTTGATAAGACACCAGACGATTCCATTGAGGATGTGGACCACTCCATTGGATTCAATACCGGCTTGCCGATGAAAGAGACCGAGGGCCCTTATGCTGGTTGGTATAAATTTGAGGACATAGGAGTTAAGAATGGTTTTACATATTATTACGCTGTTACGTCTTATGATGTGGGTGATACTTTACTCGGTTTGCCAAGCCTTGAAAGTTCCAAACTGCTCAACATGGTAGAAGTGATTCCAGGAACGCCCGCAACCTCTGAATCACCCGTGGGTGTTTATCCGAACCCATATAAGTTGAGTTCAGTGTGGGAAAAGGGCAGTGAAAAGGTTATAAGGTTCTATAATCTACCAAGAAAATGTACCATCTACATAATGAATGTTGCAGGAGATGTTGTAAAGACCATTAATCACGAAAGTGATTATGGAGAAGAGGCATGGGATCTGCTATCGGATAAGACTCAGCCTGTTGCTACCGGGCTGTATTATCTTGTGGTAAAAGATAAAGAAACTGGTGAGGTAAAAATTGCAAAATTTACAATTGTGAGGTGATTTATGAAAAGGCTTTATGCTCTCATTTTTTCTATATTTCTTGGGCTTCTTATGCCCTCCTGCATTAAGAAGCCCGTTGATAATCTGGTAGAGAACCTTCCGCCAGAGACTTATTGCTTTATAGCTCACGTAGATACCGTTGACACCGTACCCGCAAAAGTCACACTGTACTGGATGGGGAATGACCCAGATGGTGAAGTCTCTGGTTTTTACTACGCAATTGATGGCGCGGATACAACCTTTACAACAAAAACATGCGACACTTTTACCTTCAATGTCCCAAGTGGTGATACATTTGCAAGCCACACTTTCGAAGTCTGGGCAATTGATAATGAGGGCATGCAGGATCCGACACCAGCAAAGGTTACGATACCAGTCAGGAATACTCCCCCTGTCGCCTTTTTTATTGAGGATAAGTTGCCACCCGATACAACTTTACCTGTTGCTACTTTCTACTTCGGAGCAACGGATATAGATGGAGACTGGTCTATTGTGGGTTTCCTCTACAGACTTGATTACGAACCCGATACGGTTATGCATTTTGTCGGTATCGATAGTGCGTCGGTGTTTTTAACCGATTTGCCCGAAGGAGAAAGGACCATTTATCTGTGTGCAGTAGATGAATCTTATGCTCTTTCTGATACGGTGAGCCACACGTGGTATGTTAAGCCAAAGGTGGGAGACATACTTTTGATTGATGATGCTAATGATTCTCAAGCGGATTTATTTTATTTCAATTTCCTTGAAGGCTACTATCCTGGCGGCTATACGGTATACAGAGTTGAAAATGGATTGCCTTACTCTTCACTGGACGTTGATTATATGATAAATGGACTTGGCTTTAAACTGATAATCTGGTACACAGCTGATCAGAGTGAGCACTTTTCAGCTGCACTCCCTTCCTTTACCCGTTACATTGACAATGGGAACAAATTGATACTGATAAGCCCACAGATTCTTGATGTCCTTTTGAATCCTGCTTTTACTCCCTCGCCTTTTGCGAAGGATTATCTTGGGGTTGATTCCGTAACTGCCTGGAACAAATTGCTGCTGAGAAATGAAAAGCTTTACCCCATGGAAAGTGGATACGATACCCTTAGTTGTGGGTTTCCGATAATTTCGCGATTTGACGGATTTTCTGCTGACTCAAATTCAAAGGTTCTATATACTTTACCCACAATTTCTTCCAGATGGTCTGGAAACCCATCGGTCATAATTGCCTGTCCCTCTTCTACTCCCAAAGTTGTCTTTTCATCAATTCAGTTCCATTCGCTTAATGGGCTTGAGAATGCATATGATGTTCTGTTCGAGATGATCACGGATGAGCTTGGGTATACAAAATGATGGAATCTCTCTCATTATGCTAGTAGAAATTGTTTACCTGCTTATCGATGGTTTTTGACACATTAATTTGACTTTTGGTTTATAATTTTGACTGGTAAATTTTACCTTTAAAGAGGAGGTGTTTATGAGGGTCAAAAGTATAGTGGCAGGGTTGATCCTGGGCGTCTCTATTTTGAGTGCCCAGGTAGAAACCACAATAGAAGTAATCCAGTCCGACAGGGACCCATCTACCCAGGCTTCTAACTGGGCAGACTCGACAGTAACTGTGAGTGGTGTCATAACTGCACTTACGGGTGTAACCGGTACCAGAAATATCTTCATCGAGATGAATCCTGGTGGCCCATGGAGAGGGATAATGGTTTATTTCCCTACATCCCTTGGAACTTTGCCTTCCATGAATATAGGTGACAGTGTGTTAGTAACAGCGGGTGTACTTGAGTACTATGGCAATACAGAACTGCAGGTTAACGCCCTCACCGATTTCCAGATCATTCAAACAGGAGTTACCCCACCTGATCCTGTTGTGATAACCTGTGCCCATCTGGATACTACACAGACTTCAGATTTCCCCGTTGATTCTGCAGAGGCTTATGAAGGCGTACTGGTAAGGATTGAAAATGCCTACGTGACGAGAACGGGCCTTGGAACAAACAACGAGTTCGAGATAACCGACGGGACTGGTTATGTCATTGTGAGGAATAACTATTCTTACACACCTAATGTCGGTGACGCCATGAACATCCAGGGGATCGTTGAAACAAGGACTTTAAGTGGAGTAACGTACTACATGCTTAGGCCAAGGTCTATTGACGATTACGAATTTTTACTTCCCGGTGTGGCTGACATCTACTCCATAGATAGGAATAAGGTAATAATTAATTTCAAGACTCCGATGGACCCTTCAACTGCTCAGGACCCCGCAAAGTACGTCATTGTGGATAGTGCGACAGCGACTCCCCTTAATATTATTTCTGCAGAGGTTTCCAGTGAAAACAATAAGATCGTTATCTTGACGACTGAACAAATGACTGATGCATTGAAGTATAAATTCTATGGGCAGGGACTTACGGATGTTTACGGCCAGGCAATCACCGATACCGCCTATTTCTATGGCGGCTTTACCCCTATTACCTTAATCGAATCCGATACAGTACCTAACGATTCGGCAAATGGCTTCAGGAGCAACTGGGATGGCAGAACGGTTACCATCACTGGAATAATTACCGGCTGGAAAGATAAATTTGCCTATCCGTTTTTCTTTGTACAACAAGGTGAAGGCCCATGGACAGGTATACATGGTTGGGATCCCAATAATTTCATCCCTCTCAGTGACATGCAGGAAGGCGATTCGGTCATACTCGTTGGAGATGTGCTTGAATATGGAACGAATGCAATAACTGAACTCACAAACATTAGATACTATAGAGTTGTAAGCAGTGGTCATACTGTAAACCCTGTTACAGTTCCTTTGACTGATCTTAGAAATGAGGCAGGTGCTGTATCTGAGCAGTGGGAACACGTCCTTGTGGCTGTAGAACCACCTGTATTTGTTTATGATGTTGGCACCGGTGGCGACTGGAAAGTTTACGAGTACATAGAACCTGATACCTTTGTTTTAAACGTTGAAGGCGATTATGCAATCGGCTATAGTTGGAGGCCAACAGAGGTAGATCAGCAAATAGATATGCTGGTGGGTATCTTGAGGTATAGAGGAACTCTTTATCCAAGAACTGATGCAGATATTGTACCATCAAGCGTTAAAGAATCTGGTATAGCTTACCTGAAAAACTCTATCGCCAGAAAGAACCTTGAGTTTACTATTCCAGTTGGTGCTGGTAATGTAAAAGCTGAGCTTTACAATGTTGAAGGAAGGAAGATTATGACACTTTACGAAGGTAAAGGCAAAGACGAAATCATCAGAATAGACGTTTCAAATATAAGACCCGGTGCCTACTTCTTAGTGGTTAGCTCTGACGGTAAGGTAAATACTCAAAAGGTTGTTATTGTGAAGTGAAATAAGACTGAGACTATATCAACTCTGCGCGCCCCTTCGGGGCGCGCAATTTTTTTAAAATACCTCCACCTTTATTCAGCATATGAGTGCTTAATTATTTGACTATTTCTTATTTTCTCACAATCTAAAGTCCCGCATGGCTTGGATTTTTCTGAATGCAGACATAGGGTGCCTAGATATTTTCCATTTCTTATTCTTAGCGATATAATTTTAACGTTTTAGAGGGAGGTGTAAAATGTTTTTAATTGTCCTCGCATCTTTTTTTAATTTGAATTCTGTTGCCCTCTCGGAACGAAGTCTTGCTACGACATTAAATCCTGCAGGCCTTGCGTTTTCTAAAGGATTTGAAGTATCTTATTATGGTGGTCAAGACAATTACAATCTAAGCCTTCTTTCGGGGAGTTCGGGCTTATCTTGGGACAATGTTACAAATACTTACAGCCTGGCGCAAGGGTTTAAACTCAATGAAAATCTATACTTTGGCTTAGGGTTAAAATATTCAAAGAACTCTGGATATGACTATTATGGTGGTTTACTTATAAGACCAATAGAATTTCTCTCAATTGGAGCTACATATAATAAATCAAAGGATTATAGGTTTGGCATTGCCATCAAGCCCTGTAGAGATTACATCAAAGCCTACATTGACCTTTCTAAAGGCGAAGGTAACCCTATAATTGAAGGTGGAGTTGCAATTCAACCCGTTAGTGGAGTTTCCCTGTTTGCTAAATCAGCAAGAGATGGAAAAACTTCCTTTGGATTTGAATTTAGTCTTGGTAACCTTCTATTCTCTGCAATGAGTGAAGAAAATAAAAACATCTATGGTGTGATTCTATCTGCCAATCCCTATCCGACGCTAATCAAAATGCCCAAAGTACAAATTATTCGCTTGAAAGGCCAGTACGATGAAATGAGGGCAGAGGGGAGCTTTCTGCCGAAGAAGAAAATGTCCTTTTTTGACCTCGTCATGGTTCTTGATTCCCTTTCCCGAGACAAAACCGTGAAAGGTGTGTTTTTCATTTTAGATAATGTAACTTTTTCTATCAATCAGGTCGAGGAGCTACGGAATGTAATATCAAGGCTAAGAGAAAATGGTATAAAGGTTTACGCTTATTCCGAGGGCTATTTTCTGGGTTCCTATCTCCTCGCGAGAGCGTGCGACAAAGTCTTTCTTAACCCTCTGGGGGACATTTTTATACCTGGCCTTGGAACTGTAAGTGCCTATCCCAAAAAGGCTTTGGAAAAACTTGGCATTAAGCCTGAATTTCAGAGGATCGGTGAGTACAAATCTGCAGCAGAACCCTTCATTATGGACACAATGAGTACCTATAATAGAGAGCAAATTATGGCATATCTTAATACCATTTATGAGTATGCGAAAGAAGCCATTCCAGAAATTGATTCAATTTTTGAGTATGCCTTGATCAACGCTGAAGAGGCTAAAGAGAGAAACTACGTTGATTCTCTGATTTATGAAACCGACATAGAGAGCGTAATAAAGAGAGAATTTGGAAAAAGGGTGCGCATTGTAAGGGGATTAAAATCCTATCCTCAGCCTGTGAGAACCCTGTGGGCTGAACCTATTGGGCGTATCGCCTTTGTGGTTGCAGATGGTAGTATCGTAACCGGGGAAAGCCGAGACAACCCTATGCCTTTAAGCGGTGGAAGAAGTCTGGGGTCTTCAACCATAGAGAAAACCTTTGCAAGACTCGAAAAGGATAAGAGAATAAAGGCTGTAATTTTGAGGGTTAACTCACCTGGTGGTTCTGCCCTTGCCTCTGATATCATGTGGAATGCCATAAGAAGGGTTTCTCGCAAGAAGCCTGTTATTGTTACTATGGGCTCTGTGGCCGCATCTGGCGGATACTATATCTCCTCTGCTGGAACAAAGATACTGGCATCAAAGACTACTTTAACAGGTTCTATTGGAGTTCTAAATGGCAAATTTGTCATAACAGGGCTTTTTAACAAGCTTGGGATCAATCTGTATTCAGTAAAGATTGGGAAACACGCCCTTTCCTTCTCCTCCTACGAGGAACTTGGAGCAGAAGGTGAAGAGATAATGAACAAAGAAATAGAATGGTCATACAGAAAGTTCCTTAGCAGGATTCATGATAGCAGAGGACTTGATCCTGATAGCATTGATAAGATAGGAAGGGGAAGAATCTGGAGCGGAAGAGATGCAAAGAAAATAGGCATCGTTGATGAAACCGGTGGAATTTTAGAAGCGATAAAACTTTCGAAAGAACTTTCAAAATGCAGAACCGCTAAAGTTGTTTATTATACAACCCGTAAGCCATCGTTCCTCTTTGCCAACTTTATACCGCCGTCGGTCTCGATTTTTGACATTTTAATGGAAGGCCCTGCATACATAGAGTTTACAAGGCCATTGATTGTGAGATAGAAAGGAATTAAAATTTTACTATGGAAAAGATTGTCCTTGATACGAGCGTATTTACTAATCCCGATGTTTATGGTCTTTTTGGTAAAAGTGCGAAGGAGGCTTTCAGAAATTTCCTTGAACTTGCGAAAGGATCAAAAAGTGAGTTTGAATTTTATATGCCCCCATCTGTTTTTGAGGAATTAAACCTTATTCTTGGAGAAGAAAGCATTCCTCCTGAAGTGGATCTCACCATAAAACTCAAATCCCCCAAGAGATTTAACATAGAGGTGCCGGGTTTTCTTCTTTATGAATTGATTGAAGAGGTTAGAAACAGAATTAATAAGGGGCTTAGAGTGGCTGAAGAAGCTGTCCTCGTTGCGGAGAAACAGAGTAAGGAAAAAATAATAAACCGTTTGAGAAACAAGTATCGGGAAGCGTTAAGGAGCGGAATTATTGATTCGACTGAGGACGTAGATTTGATACTTCTTGCTATGGAATTGGGGGCCGCTATTGTTTCAGCGGATGAAGGTGTAAGAAAGTGGGCTGAAAAACTGGGGGTAAGATACATAAATCCCAAAGCTTTAATTTCTGTGCTTCTATCTAATCGTAGAGAGGATAACCCCTGAGTAGACGGTAAAGCCTTGTAGTAGCTTTAAGAAAAGTCTTTTCAATGGTAACCTTGAATTTGTCTGAGCTCTTCTCAATTTCAATCAGTTTAACTTTAATCAAATCTGATGCTCTACTTTCGAGTTTGATGAATTCTTCAATGTTTTCCTGTTTATTAAAGTAAAGCACATATTGACGTGATATTTTGGCGGTGCTCTTGAATTCTTGAACAACCTTTTTAAAGTTTTCTATTAAAATTTTGCCTAATTTTTCGATAACCTCTTGATCATCAAAGCCGAGTTCTAAGGAAGACAAAGCATATCTTAAGATTCTCTGCGTATAAAATTCCCCCGGTAGTTCCAGTAGAAGGTCTATATCTGCTTCGATATCTTTGATATTTATGATTGGGGTAGCATATTTAAAGTATTTGAAAACTTTTTCTGCGGACTTTATTACCACCCCCTCGATTTCTTCCTCATTTAGTTTAAGAACAATTTCTTTTATACTTTCGAAATCACTGGAATTAAAGCGGCCGAATCTACCAACCTGAGGTATTTGATACAAGTCAGCAATCCTATACCGTTCCTCAGGCAAGAAAAATCTTTTTTCTATTGGGTTATAAATATCAAACAGCTTAAAGGCAACGTCAAAAGTGATGTAGGGAGGGTGGAGCTCCATATAGGGATTGTTGGGCCCTATAATTTCCCCAAAAAGTATAAGATGAGGATTTTCTCTAAAAAATTTTTCAAAATCATAAAAGTCGGGTAATCTGTCTGTGCTGAATGGGCAAACGAATCCTCCCCTCGTGATTGCAAGGATTCTATCCTTGATGTAGATGACCCTTATATTGTAGCCATCAGCCTTCTCTTCAATGTAAAAGGGTTCTTTGAAATAACGGTTAAGCCCTTCTTTTAGAACAAAAAGCCGACCAATCTTAGGGTATGGAGGGATTATGGTATCATCTATTACTACAGTTCCCCGTTTAAAGGGCTTTGAGTCGTCAGCAAAACGTATATATCTTACATCTAAATAATTTTCGTATATCGCCCTTTTTAGTTCCAGGGCTTGCCTTACTGCTTCATGCATGGATTTACTCTTTTAATCCGCTTCTGGCGTAACTCTCAATTATCTGTTTTTGTGCGATAAAGAATAGGATTACAAGGGGTAAAATTGAAAGCGTTGAGGCTGCCATCAGGGCAGGGTAGTTGGTTGACTCACCCTGTGCAAAATAGGCTAAACCGACTTGGATCGGTCT
Coding sequences within:
- a CDS encoding PorV/PorQ family protein; this encodes MVKRIVIFIIMSSVSLKALTIFEFLGGQKIGTTTMTFLKIPVGAKQGALGETGVAIASDATCIYWNPSSISFIPSAKSTALFSQRWIGDSYYTFGGAVFEFEKFTRAGIMIGNLHSGYIQRTDEYHPFGLGTYYRVSSSYAGISISRKLIDRFSFGITLKYVNEVLDNYNQYTFAMDLGTFYLIGYRDLSLGMSISNIGPDPVVKSPNPNETPSTFSIPVIYRLGVYGSPFSTFYISAQIEKSTDNVEIFRIGGEYIIAEVLALRLGYRLNANLPGEYSGFSGGIGITKSLGFKKDVHIDYAVTSMGYAGLVHKAQMGVNF
- a CDS encoding NHL repeat-containing protein; this encodes MRYFNLAVLTILVLAFGCGYKYPLPPENPGALPNEEDYIEVRNTSWDIQTFSEIKDIIVGKDGYIYVLEEHALLKLNSNGDLVDTFYSGFVTAKSVAQDVRRNVYVTDSCFIYVFDRDKNLLIAIDFADTLKPHGIDVDSNKNIYITQPEIHKLIKLDSLGNFVEIIVSYGSGILSVNNPLGLFVNEKMGAVIVASAGNNWVEAISLTQPRVNIVHLGGTTHEGGDTAGVFNYPTDVWSDTLGNIYVLDYGNKRIQKFRETGEFVTEKRFENVPVSLATSKDGVYLYVAFSDKVLKMKKPELPQNPGGEK
- a CDS encoding T9SS type A sorting domain-containing protein, which encodes MRVKSIVAGLILGVSILSAQVETTIEVIQSDRDPSTQASNWADSTVTVSGVITALTGVTGTRNIFIEMNPGGPWRGIMVYFPTSLGTLPSMNIGDSVLVTAGVLEYYGNTELQVNALTDFQIIQTGVTPPDPVVITCAHLDTTQTSDFPVDSAEAYEGVLVRIENAYVTRTGLGTNNEFEITDGTGYVIVRNNYSYTPNVGDAMNIQGIVETRTLSGVTYYMLRPRSIDDYEFLLPGVADIYSIDRNKVIINFKTPMDPSTAQDPAKYVIVDSATATPLNIISAEVSSENNKIVILTTEQMTDALKYKFYGQGLTDVYGQAITDTAYFYGGFTPITLIESDTVPNDSANGFRSNWDGRTVTITGIITGWKDKFAYPFFFVQQGEGPWTGIHGWDPNNFIPLSDMQEGDSVILVGDVLEYGTNAITELTNIRYYRVVSSGHTVNPVTVPLTDLRNEAGAVSEQWEHVLVAVEPPVFVYDVGTGGDWKVYEYIEPDTFVLNVEGDYAIGYSWRPTEVDQQIDMLVGILRYRGTLYPRTDADIVPSSVKESGIAYLKNSIARKNLEFTIPVGAGNVKAELYNVEGRKIMTLYEGKGKDEIIRIDVSNIRPGAYFLVVSSDGKVNTQKVVIVK
- the sppA gene encoding signal peptide peptidase SppA produces the protein MFLIVLASFFNLNSVALSERSLATTLNPAGLAFSKGFEVSYYGGQDNYNLSLLSGSSGLSWDNVTNTYSLAQGFKLNENLYFGLGLKYSKNSGYDYYGGLLIRPIEFLSIGATYNKSKDYRFGIAIKPCRDYIKAYIDLSKGEGNPIIEGGVAIQPVSGVSLFAKSARDGKTSFGFEFSLGNLLFSAMSEENKNIYGVILSANPYPTLIKMPKVQIIRLKGQYDEMRAEGSFLPKKKMSFFDLVMVLDSLSRDKTVKGVFFILDNVTFSINQVEELRNVISRLRENGIKVYAYSEGYFLGSYLLARACDKVFLNPLGDIFIPGLGTVSAYPKKALEKLGIKPEFQRIGEYKSAAEPFIMDTMSTYNREQIMAYLNTIYEYAKEAIPEIDSIFEYALINAEEAKERNYVDSLIYETDIESVIKREFGKRVRIVRGLKSYPQPVRTLWAEPIGRIAFVVADGSIVTGESRDNPMPLSGGRSLGSSTIEKTFARLEKDKRIKAVILRVNSPGGSALASDIMWNAIRRVSRKKPVIVTMGSVAASGGYYISSAGTKILASKTTLTGSIGVLNGKFVITGLFNKLGINLYSVKIGKHALSFSSYEELGAEGEEIMNKEIEWSYRKFLSRIHDSRGLDPDSIDKIGRGRIWSGRDAKKIGIVDETGGILEAIKLSKELSKCRTAKVVYYTTRKPSFLFANFIPPSVSIFDILMEGPAYIEFTRPLIVR
- a CDS encoding RNA ligase partner protein, giving the protein MEKIVLDTSVFTNPDVYGLFGKSAKEAFRNFLELAKGSKSEFEFYMPPSVFEELNLILGEESIPPEVDLTIKLKSPKRFNIEVPGFLLYELIEEVRNRINKGLRVAEEAVLVAEKQSKEKIINRLRNKYREALRSGIIDSTEDVDLILLAMELGAAIVSADEGVRKWAEKLGVRYINPKALISVLLSNRREDNP
- a CDS encoding RNA ligase; the protein is MHEAVRQALELKRAIYENYLDVRYIRFADDSKPFKRGTVVIDDTIIPPYPKIGRLFVLKEGLNRYFKEPFYIEEKADGYNIRVIYIKDRILAITRGGFVCPFSTDRLPDFYDFEKFFRENPHLILFGEIIGPNNPYMELHPPYITFDVAFKLFDIYNPIEKRFFLPEERYRIADLYQIPQVGRFGRFNSSDFESIKEIVLKLNEEEIEGVVIKSAEKVFKYFKYATPIINIKDIEADIDLLLELPGEFYTQRILRYALSSLELGFDDQEVIEKLGKILIENFKKVVQEFKSTAKISRQYVLYFNKQENIEEFIKLESRASDLIKVKLIEIEKSSDKFKVTIEKTFLKATTRLYRLLRGYPLYD